One Coffea arabica cultivar ET-39 chromosome 5e, Coffea Arabica ET-39 HiFi, whole genome shotgun sequence DNA segment encodes these proteins:
- the LOC113722590 gene encoding uncharacterized protein: MLNIPRCPRNLQNMEMCNRTGVRKYKKSAFPRLRWTPELHEHFIEAVEHLGGKHKATPKGIVQMMGVSGLQVSHVKSHLQMYRNMKKRATINLVVPMKLHEEETPDAVVWSLTRKVGKDQEGPPKERKEPESSITCKSRGKNETINQGDPLLNFQVIQGDTSCFYASKESENGIFDFLQSIAECGKKGNLWSSNNRLISQSSASSDSLDLLHQSSKDSHVNLDLTISS; the protein is encoded by the exons ATGTTGAACATTCCTCGATGTCCAAGAAACCTGCAGAATATGGAGATGTGTAATAGAACTGGCGTCAGGAAGTATAAGAAATCGGCTTTTCCGCGTCTCCGGTGGACGCCGGAGCTTCATGAGCACTTCATTGAAGCTGTAGAACACCTTGGTGGAAAGCACA AAGCAACGCCAAAGGGAATCGTGCAAATGATGGGTGTAAGCGGACTTCAGGTGTCTCATGTCAAAAGTCATCTGCAG ATGTATAGAAATATGAAGAAGAGGGCCACTATTAACCTGGTGGTACCTATGAAGCTGCATGAGGAGGAGACCCCAGATGCTGTAGTTTGGTCCCTTACCAG GAAAGTTGGCAAAGACCAAGAAGGACCAccaaaagaaaggaaggaacCCGAAAGCTCGATCACTTGCAAAAGCAGAGGGAAAAACGAAACTATTAATCAAGGGGATCCTTTACTCAATTTCCAG GTCATACAAGGTGATACAAGTTGTTTCTATGCGTCAAAAGAAAGTGAGAAtggaatttttgactttttacaaTCCATTGCTGAATGCGGAAAAAAGGGGAACTTGTGGTCCTCTAATAATCGTCTAATCTCGCAGTCCAGTGCCTCCAGCGACTCTTTGGACCTTCTTCACCAGTCTAGCAAGGACAGTCATGTTAACTTGGACTTGACTATCTCGTCATGA